A part of Clostridium novyi genomic DNA contains:
- the era gene encoding GTPase Era: MFKSGFISIIGRPNVGKSTLINEILGEKLSIVSCRPQTTRNNIRAILTKDDYQLVFLDTPGIHKPRHKLGEYMVKAAESSKDEVDLIVFITTPQNEIGKGDELILENIKNSKKPVFLIVNKIDENPPELVAETLKKYSEYMEFKEIIPISAQKNKNVDILLDLMIKYMPEGPKYYPDDMITDVQERFVVSEIIREKALKLLSEEVPHGIAVEIISMKQAKNGTYHIDANLLCEKDSHKGIVIGKGGQMLKKIGTYARQDISKFLDTKVNLKVWVRVKKEWRDSNFMLKELGYKE; this comes from the coding sequence ATGTTTAAATCAGGATTTATATCAATTATAGGAAGACCAAACGTTGGAAAATCTACACTTATTAATGAAATATTAGGGGAGAAACTATCTATAGTTTCTTGCAGACCACAAACTACAAGAAACAATATTCGTGCAATATTAACAAAGGACGATTATCAGTTAGTTTTTTTAGATACTCCTGGAATTCATAAGCCAAGACATAAACTTGGTGAATATATGGTGAAAGCAGCAGAAAGTTCAAAAGATGAAGTAGATTTAATAGTATTTATAACAACTCCACAAAATGAAATTGGTAAGGGAGATGAATTAATACTAGAAAATATAAAAAATTCAAAAAAACCAGTATTTTTAATTGTAAATAAAATAGATGAAAATCCACCTGAATTAGTAGCAGAAACTTTAAAAAAATATTCTGAATATATGGAGTTTAAAGAGATAATACCTATATCTGCTCAGAAAAATAAAAATGTAGATATACTATTAGATTTAATGATTAAATATATGCCAGAAGGACCAAAATATTATCCAGATGATATGATAACGGATGTTCAAGAAAGATTTGTAGTTTCAGAGATAATAAGAGAAAAAGCATTAAAGTTATTATCAGAAGAAGTTCCACATGGTATAGCTGTTGAAATTATTTCAATGAAGCAAGCTAAAAATGGAACATATCATATAGATGCAAATTTACTTTGTGAAAAGGATTCACATAAAGGAATAGTAATTGGTAAAGGTGGTCAAATGCTAAAGAAGATAGGAACTTATGCAAGACAAGATATTTCAAAGTTCTTAGATACTAAAGTTAATCTAAAAGTGTGGGTTAGAGTTAAAAAAGAGTGGAGAGATAGCAACTTCATGCTGAAAGAATTAGGATATAAAGAATAG
- a CDS encoding cytidine deaminase, protein MNYKQLIKEALKYRENSYSPYSNFKVGAAVIMDDGKIYGGCNIENASYGATNCAERTAIFSAVAQGNKKLKAIALVGDLTTYTTPCGICRQVISEFSDENTDIILIKDEDDYKVQKLEDLFPGAFTKEDLFK, encoded by the coding sequence ATGAATTATAAACAATTAATAAAAGAAGCTTTAAAATATAGAGAGAATTCATATTCTCCTTATTCAAATTTTAAAGTAGGTGCAGCAGTTATAATGGATGATGGTAAAATATATGGAGGATGTAATATAGAAAATGCTTCTTATGGAGCTACTAACTGTGCTGAAAGAACTGCTATTTTTTCAGCGGTGGCACAAGGAAATAAAAAATTAAAAGCAATTGCTTTAGTAGGTGACTTAACTACTTATACTACACCTTGTGGAATTTGTAGACAGGTAATAAGTGAATTTAGTGATGAAAATACAGATATAATCCTTATAAAAGATGAAGATGATTATAAAGTACAAAAGCTAGAAGACTTATTCCCAGGAGCTTTTACTAAAGAAGATTTATTTAAATAG
- a CDS encoding diacylglycerol kinase, protein MDSFNYAIEGIIYSVRTQRNMKIHSIATLLVLSSCFFYDLTRIELLVLTITITMVLAGEMINTAIEFAIDATTNYYHPLAKIAKNVSAGAVLITAINAVLVGYIIFWDRLRPIAFTVIKKIKNSDPYMIFLVLVIVSLATVIAKAIFGEGTPLKGGMPSGHSALGFSIATIIAVLTEEPTAIILSYLMATLIAQSRVDSKVHSIIEVIAGAIFGTSITLLIFKLFY, encoded by the coding sequence ATGGATAGTTTTAATTATGCTATTGAAGGTATTATATATTCAGTACGAACTCAAAGAAATATGAAAATACATTCAATAGCTACGTTACTTGTTTTAAGTTCATGTTTTTTTTATGATTTAACAAGAATTGAGCTTTTAGTTCTTACTATAACCATAACTATGGTTTTAGCAGGAGAAATGATTAACACAGCAATAGAATTTGCCATAGATGCTACCACAAATTATTATCATCCTTTAGCTAAAATAGCAAAGAATGTTTCAGCAGGTGCTGTACTTATTACAGCTATAAATGCAGTATTAGTTGGATATATTATATTTTGGGATAGACTAAGACCAATTGCATTTACAGTTATAAAGAAAATAAAGAACTCAGATCCATATATGATTTTTCTAGTCCTTGTAATAGTATCCTTAGCTACAGTTATTGCAAAAGCAATTTTTGGGGAAGGAACTCCTTTAAAGGGAGGTATGCCAAGTGGACATAGTGCCCTTGGATTTTCTATAGCAACAATAATAGCAGTTCTTACAGAGGAGCCTACAGCAATAATCTTAAGTTACTTAATGGCAACATTAATTGCTCAAAGTAGGGTTGATTCAAAAGTTCATTCAATTATTGAGGTAATAGCAGGAGCTATTTTTGGTACATCTATAACTTTATTAATATTTAAATTATTTTATTAG
- the ybeY gene encoding rRNA maturation RNase YbeY, giving the protein MIYIDNRQDKINIDEKILETVKEIINYTLKEEEVKVNTEVSVIFIDNNTIKEINKETRDIDKVTDVLSFPMLDYPQGKVYKDTYKDYEFDASYLDEGELVLGDIVLSLEKAEEQSTEFRHSFLREVCYLTVHSVLHLLGYDHMEEDDKVRMRKREEEILERFSITR; this is encoded by the coding sequence ATGATATATATTGATAATAGACAAGATAAAATTAATATTGATGAGAAAATTTTAGAAACTGTAAAAGAAATTATTAATTATACATTAAAGGAAGAAGAAGTAAAGGTAAATACAGAAGTAAGTGTTATATTTATTGATAATAATACTATAAAAGAAATTAATAAAGAAACTAGAGATATTGATAAAGTTACTGATGTATTATCTTTTCCTATGCTAGATTATCCACAAGGTAAAGTATATAAAGATACCTATAAAGATTATGAGTTTGATGCTTCATATTTAGATGAAGGAGAACTTGTTTTAGGTGATATAGTATTATCATTAGAAAAAGCAGAAGAGCAAAGCACGGAGTTTAGACATTCGTTTTTAAGAGAAGTTTGTTATCTTACAGTTCATTCTGTACTTCATCTTTTAGGATATGATCATATGGAAGAGGACGATAAGGTTAGAATGAGAAAAAGAGAAGAAGAAATATTAGAAAGGTTTAGTATTACAAGATAA
- the recO gene encoding DNA repair protein RecO: MSIFKTKAIVLKTQDYKENDKLVWLFTEKIGKVCAIAKGAKKNKSKFMSSTQVFCFGEYVLFRGKSLYNINEIDIIDSFQNLLKDMDTITYGSYFCELILIALEQEESNRELFKDFIKSFYFIKNKAMDLEILARTFELKLLNASGYGFDFQKCCICGKKINKSNYLSIQYYGGVCSECTRSNGLNISYGAYAVLKFLYKTSIENAHIISVSNEVKGEIYKVLDMFISQSYSKKPKSLEIFNYLKKE, encoded by the coding sequence CTGTCAATTTTTAAAACAAAAGCCATAGTGTTAAAAACACAAGACTATAAAGAAAATGATAAGTTAGTATGGCTTTTTACAGAAAAAATCGGGAAAGTTTGTGCCATAGCAAAAGGTGCAAAAAAAAATAAGAGTAAATTCATGTCTTCTACCCAGGTATTTTGTTTTGGAGAATACGTATTATTTAGAGGAAAGAGTCTATATAATATAAATGAAATTGATATTATAGACTCTTTTCAAAATTTATTAAAAGACATGGATACAATTACATACGGATCATATTTTTGTGAACTTATATTAATTGCTTTAGAGCAAGAAGAAAGTAATAGAGAACTTTTTAAAGACTTTATCAAAAGCTTTTATTTTATTAAAAATAAAGCAATGGACTTAGAAATTTTAGCTAGAACCTTTGAATTAAAACTATTAAATGCTTCAGGTTACGGATTTGATTTTCAAAAATGTTGTATATGTGGTAAAAAGATAAATAAATCTAATTATTTAAGCATACAATATTATGGAGGAGTTTGTAGCGAGTGTACTAGAAGTAATGGTCTAAATATTAGTTATGGAGCCTATGCTGTGCTAAAGTTTTTATATAAAACATCAATAGAAAATGCACATATAATTTCGGTGAGCAATGAAGTTAAAGGAGAGATATATAAAGTCTTAGATATGTTTATATCACAAAGTTATTCAAAAAAACCTAAAAGTTTGGAAATCTTTAATTATTTAAAAAAGGAGTGA